A single genomic interval of Syntrophobotulus glycolicus DSM 8271 harbors:
- a CDS encoding C39 family peptidase has protein sequence MNYKNKIKAFASIVTICTLVLGGNVYAANVWDGLNEAYTKPTIGQQKAAEEKSKLADEYLKQKIEKAKKNSADVGITATGGSKTNRVGTYRQSKGYTCGPASARNLIRGYNLANGGSTPSEDTLIAALGTKSDGTGFDATKWQNTLNQYASGNNYTLQQGTSSGWNNSVRAKVIYTIDKTNNYNVIADLYHGSTSTPVNPVYASGAKHYICVYGYNDSTQKYNIVDSYSQAPLQYQTSYTNLANSTQQRGIVW, from the coding sequence ATGAATTACAAAAATAAAATTAAAGCGTTTGCTTCCATAGTCACCATTTGCACTTTAGTTTTGGGAGGTAATGTCTATGCGGCAAATGTATGGGATGGTCTCAATGAAGCGTATACGAAACCCACCATTGGGCAGCAGAAAGCAGCCGAAGAAAAATCAAAATTAGCCGATGAATATTTAAAACAAAAGATCGAAAAGGCCAAAAAAAATTCTGCTGATGTCGGAATAACTGCCACGGGAGGATCAAAAACCAACAGAGTCGGAACTTACAGGCAATCCAAAGGGTATACCTGCGGGCCGGCTTCAGCACGTAACCTTATCAGAGGGTATAATCTAGCCAATGGTGGATCTACCCCATCGGAAGACACTTTGATAGCAGCCTTGGGGACAAAATCCGACGGAACGGGATTCGATGCCACAAAGTGGCAGAACACTTTAAACCAATATGCCTCGGGCAATAATTACACCTTGCAGCAGGGAACCTCGAGCGGCTGGAATAACAGTGTCAGGGCCAAAGTCATTTATACCATTGATAAAACAAACAATTACAATGTAATCGCCGATTTATACCATGGTTCAACTTCTACACCCGTTAATCCTGTTTATGCCAGCGGAGCAAAACACTATATCTGCGTTTATGGTTATAATGACTCAACTCAAAAATATAACATTGTAGATTCCTATTCCCAAGCCCCTCTGCAGTATCAAACAAGCTATACAAATTTGGCTAACTCTACACAACAAAGAGGTATTGTATGGTAA
- a CDS encoding VanZ family protein — MFCPLGFLLPALDRKYSSLKRTIAISFLFSLCIETLQLLIMVVTPTSWRVFDVDDIIANTLGGITGLFFYNRLLSLFLINCVGKGRHK; from the coding sequence TTGTTTTGTCCATTGGGTTTCTTATTGCCGGCGTTAGACCGGAAATATAGCTCGCTAAAAAGAACGATAGCCATTAGTTTTCTATTCTCCTTATGTATTGAAACCTTACAGTTGCTCATCATGGTGGTGACACCGACATCATGGAGAGTTTTTGATGTTGACGATATTATAGCAAATACACTCGGGGGAATAACCGGGCTTTTCTTCTACAACAGACTTCTCTCTTTATTCTTGATTAATTGCGTTGGAAAAGGACGGCACAAATGA
- a CDS encoding C39 family peptidase: protein MNYPKKINVLTKIMLILFLLMIGFNTALQFFLTIKGTGISILDIYAQSLPQKDTKEIEYTDTYFVETKSYFEKQERGQCAGFSSAYVLRTFGEEISGRENYRQLNHKFSNGYVMPQALIEIFNQYGHHAEMLHGDLKHLKTRLNEGNPIIVLIGHFTSWQHYVTVVGYDEENIFLYDSNMDTDHTNGYNRTMTNTEFLSQWENEIPLFEQIYFVVSE, encoded by the coding sequence ATGAACTATCCAAAGAAAATAAATGTATTGACCAAAATAATGCTGATTTTGTTTCTGCTCATGATCGGGTTCAATACCGCACTTCAATTCTTCTTAACAATAAAGGGAACGGGCATATCCATTTTAGACATATACGCCCAATCCCTGCCCCAAAAAGATACCAAAGAAATAGAATACACTGATACCTATTTCGTGGAAACGAAGAGCTATTTTGAAAAACAGGAAAGAGGACAATGCGCCGGTTTCTCGTCTGCTTATGTTCTGAGAACCTTTGGGGAAGAAATAAGCGGACGGGAAAATTACCGGCAGCTTAATCATAAGTTTTCCAATGGTTATGTAATGCCGCAAGCACTTATAGAGATTTTTAATCAATACGGCCATCATGCAGAAATGCTGCACGGCGATTTGAAACACCTGAAAACAAGACTAAACGAAGGAAATCCGATTATTGTTCTGATTGGGCATTTTACCAGCTGGCAGCACTATGTAACAGTTGTCGGATATGATGAAGAAAATATTTTTCTCTATGATTCCAACATGGATACAGATCATACCAATGGATATAACAGAACAATGACGAATACGGAGTTTTTATCTCAGTGGGAAAATGAAATCCCGTTGTTTGAACAAATTTATTTTGTTGTTTCAGAGTAA
- a CDS encoding LptM family lipoprotein → MKKIYVCFMAIFLIFGLTACGNQAEMEGKNKANFKEKKISFDPGQSFTMAKSLWYDDTNVLLVFGDNKENEHSKIISYNLDTKNSKVLYEGQFSTGYEDQILINDKIIGYQNWERAFFYDRAGLSLVDEYRKKAEDNFIRYSSDMGYLAGVRKDGLYIANNQLKESKKIDTSSQYASLSWSKDNAKLLYIANGRSDICMIDRDSMKKQTLTGGKDFQYPDGWVDLLYCRFLPNNTDILIHILGERKDTFALISSTGEKEPKFISENGNVTLMDISDQQIVYAVKENESKEEKLICYDYLTDQRHVIHNSTELIVSAGFSPDQNSVFLATLLKGGESQHQLYTFNLN, encoded by the coding sequence ATGAAAAAAATATACGTTTGCTTTATGGCAATTTTTCTGATTTTTGGTTTAACTGCTTGCGGAAATCAAGCAGAAATGGAAGGGAAAAATAAGGCGAATTTCAAAGAGAAAAAAATATCTTTTGACCCTGGACAATCGTTCACCATGGCTAAAAGCTTATGGTATGATGACACCAATGTTTTACTTGTTTTTGGCGATAATAAAGAAAATGAGCATTCGAAAATCATTTCTTACAACTTAGACACAAAAAACAGCAAAGTTTTGTATGAAGGTCAATTTTCTACAGGTTATGAAGATCAAATTTTAATTAATGATAAAATCATTGGCTATCAGAATTGGGAAAGGGCTTTTTTCTATGACAGAGCCGGTTTGTCTCTGGTTGATGAGTATAGAAAAAAAGCGGAAGATAACTTCATACGTTATTCATCGGATATGGGATATTTAGCGGGAGTACGGAAAGATGGCCTTTATATCGCGAATAATCAATTGAAAGAGAGCAAAAAAATTGATACGTCTTCTCAATACGCCAGCCTATCCTGGTCCAAAGACAATGCTAAGTTACTGTATATTGCCAATGGCCGCAGCGATATTTGTATGATAGACAGAGATTCCATGAAAAAACAAACATTGACCGGAGGGAAAGACTTCCAGTACCCGGATGGATGGGTTGATTTGCTGTATTGCCGTTTTCTCCCGAATAATACGGATATTCTTATCCATATCCTCGGCGAGCGTAAAGATACGTTTGCACTCATCAGCAGTACGGGGGAAAAAGAACCTAAATTTATTTCAGAGAATGGAAACGTTACCTTGATGGATATCTCGGATCAGCAAATTGTCTATGCTGTAAAGGAGAATGAATCGAAAGAGGAAAAGCTGATCTGCTATGATTACTTAACCGATCAGCGACATGTTATCCATAACTCAACCGAGCTTATTGTTTCGGCTGGGTTTTCACCCGATCAAAACAGCGTTTTTCTGGCAACACTCCTTAAAGGCGGTGAAAGCCAGCACCAGTTATATACCTTCAATTTAAATTAA
- a CDS encoding LptM family lipoprotein translates to MKKIYRCFIIILLAFGLTACGNEKVVNSNTKENGNTDLKISFDPGQSFTMAKSLWYDDTNVLLVFGDNKENEHSKIISYNLETKNSKVLFEGQLLTGSEDHLLVNENNWLSKLEKSFFL, encoded by the coding sequence ATGAAAAAAATATATCGTTGTTTTATTATAATCCTTTTGGCTTTTGGTTTAACTGCCTGTGGAAATGAAAAGGTAGTTAATAGCAACACAAAAGAAAACGGGAATACGGACCTAAAGATATCTTTTGACCCTGGACAATCGTTCACCATGGCTAAAAGCTTATGGTATGATGACACCAATGTTTTACTTGTTTTTGGCGATAATAAAGAAAATGAGCATTCAAAAATCATTTCTTACAATTTAGAGACAAAAAACAGCAAGGTTTTGTTTGAAGGTCAGTTGCTTACAGGATCTGAAGATCACCTTTTAGTTAATGAAAACAATTGGCTATCAAAATTGGAAAAAAGCTTTTTTCTATGA
- a CDS encoding DUF4367 domain-containing protein: MDEKETAKAEAEEKMLEALYEYAAACHAANILAEYPAEDDADSEFTLPPEFNRKMKKIIACCERKERWDKIRKTIVRSVPKAAIFLLVLLGSFTIVVASVQAFRVKALNIILDIQNQYTSIQTEDENNDRLKQTDTHIPQDWNGYVPNDVPSGFTIDEIEESDLVSTINYKNEKGHTIEFNQYFSGNTDLRIDTEGATVQTIMIHSSNALLSEKQGIVSIVWKEDYLLSLIGEADKAEMIKMAESIKKK; the protein is encoded by the coding sequence GTGGATGAAAAGGAAACGGCGAAAGCTGAAGCCGAAGAAAAAATGCTGGAAGCGCTTTACGAATATGCCGCAGCCTGTCATGCTGCTAACATATTGGCCGAATATCCGGCTGAAGATGATGCAGATTCCGAATTTACCCTTCCGCCCGAATTTAACCGGAAAATGAAAAAGATCATTGCCTGCTGTGAGAGAAAAGAAAGATGGGACAAAATAAGAAAAACAATTGTCCGGTCTGTACCCAAAGCAGCGATTTTTCTTTTGGTCTTATTAGGAAGCTTCACAATCGTGGTGGCCAGTGTTCAGGCCTTCAGAGTGAAAGCGTTAAATATCATTCTCGATATCCAAAATCAATATACCAGCATTCAGACGGAGGATGAGAATAACGACCGATTAAAACAAACTGACACGCACATACCGCAGGATTGGAACGGATATGTTCCCAATGATGTTCCCTCCGGTTTTACAATTGATGAAATTGAAGAAAGCGATCTGGTGAGCACGATTAACTATAAAAATGAGAAAGGACATACTATTGAATTCAATCAATATTTTAGCGGCAATACAGACCTGAGAATAGATACAGAAGGTGCAACTGTCCAAACTATCATGATTCATAGTAGTAATGCACTTTTATCCGAAAAACAAGGGATTGTGAGTATTGTCTGGAAGGAAGACTATCTGCTTTCCCTGATAGGAGAAGCGGATAAGGCGGAAATGATTAAGATGGCTGAAAGTATTAAGAAAAAATAA
- a CDS encoding RNA polymerase sigma factor — protein MLIIFAAIQNKEDRSRLEALYQEHVSLMYKVAKRILNDEHLAQDAVQEAFINILNHVDKIFNIDCNKIRVLFVIIVRNTAIDIYRQRKKQSGILTETPEEDLSDPGPSVEEILIRNEILTGVAEKMKKLYPPYADILSLKYSYQYTNEEISRLLNLTPENTRTRLHRARKSLNKLLAQEEGGTNRG, from the coding sequence ATGTTGATTATTTTTGCTGCCATCCAAAATAAAGAAGACCGCAGCAGGCTGGAAGCTTTGTATCAAGAACATGTTTCCTTGATGTATAAGGTGGCAAAGAGAATTTTAAATGATGAACATCTGGCTCAGGACGCTGTTCAGGAAGCCTTTATCAATATTTTGAATCATGTTGATAAGATCTTCAACATTGACTGTAACAAAATAAGGGTCTTATTCGTTATCATTGTTAGAAACACTGCGATCGATATTTACCGTCAACGAAAAAAACAGTCCGGTATTTTGACGGAAACACCTGAAGAAGATTTATCGGACCCCGGACCAAGTGTGGAAGAGATTTTAATCAGGAATGAAATTTTGACCGGAGTAGCAGAGAAAATGAAGAAACTGTACCCGCCCTATGCCGACATTCTTTCTCTGAAATACTCCTATCAGTATACCAACGAGGAAATCTCCCGGCTTTTAAATCTTACCCCGGAGAATACCAGGACCCGCCTTCACCGGGCCAGAAAAAGCTTGAATAAATTATTAGCCCAGGAAGAGGGGGGAACAAACCGTGGATGA
- a CDS encoding class I SAM-dependent methyltransferase, translating into MISLDGVQETLLIPLTIKASETKRPQPRIRDFKAVEIMEKLNMDTAKYDKFMSHEGVVARTILFDEAIKHYLKKYPQAVCISIGCGFDARFSRVDNGRLTWYDLDFPEVISARRKFFPKQERVHLIAKSALDPSWPREINKDGKTIIVIEGVLMYFTEEAVSQLLQIIRDNFADVILLAELMPPFSAKSSRMHDTVKSTQATFQWGVKSGKEVEKLCTGLKLVEEKSFNCEMKKHSFRGRLFASVPVIRNFNNRLAVFTLGNTIQTAR; encoded by the coding sequence ATGATTTCTTTGGACGGAGTGCAGGAGACCCTGCTCATTCCTTTGACCATCAAGGCCAGCGAAACCAAACGGCCCCAACCCAGGATCCGTGATTTCAAGGCTGTAGAGATCATGGAGAAACTGAACATGGACACTGCCAAATATGATAAATTTATGAGTCACGAGGGCGTTGTGGCCAGGACCATTCTGTTTGACGAAGCCATCAAGCACTATTTAAAAAAATACCCCCAGGCCGTTTGCATTTCCATCGGCTGCGGTTTTGATGCCCGGTTCTCCAGGGTAGATAACGGGAGGCTGACCTGGTATGATTTGGACTTTCCCGAAGTGATCTCCGCCCGCAGGAAATTTTTCCCCAAACAGGAGAGAGTGCATCTGATTGCCAAATCGGCGTTGGATCCCTCCTGGCCCCGGGAGATCAACAAAGACGGGAAAACCATCATCGTGATTGAAGGTGTACTCATGTATTTTACTGAAGAAGCAGTCAGTCAGCTTTTACAGATTATCCGGGACAATTTTGCCGACGTCATTCTGCTGGCGGAGCTGATGCCACCCTTTTCAGCAAAAAGCAGCAGGATGCACGATACGGTCAAAAGCACGCAGGCAACCTTTCAATGGGGCGTGAAGTCGGGAAAGGAAGTCGAAAAACTCTGCACCGGCCTGAAGCTTGTTGAAGAAAAGAGTTTCAACTGCGAAATGAAAAAACACTCTTTCAGGGGCAGGTTGTTCGCTTCCGTTCCCGTCATCCGGAATTTTAACAACCGGCTGGCCGTTTTCACTTTAGGCAATACCATCCAGACCGCCAGGTAA
- a CDS encoding ABC transporter ATP-binding protein, which translates to MLGVIRKFFQFAGPRRGRMQLGIVFAFIHSIFHAMQILAIFVVLKALVEGQVSSATAWSSFGIMLVSMLGCIWTRHRSTMAEAEGSFYLCADKRTEIGDRMKYMPMGYFNDNSLGTITAAVTSTMEDLQDIAPRVMDKTVHGYIYAAVVTLMLIFFDWRIGFIVVAGILLFIGVNALMQKKSRRVSPARVAAQASLVGAVLEYAQGMSVVRAFNLADNAHKTMDRAIDECEKQNVGLEIAFIPFMFLQSLILKGMSVVLVAAAVWLYLAGAMELSVCLLVVVSSFIIYSQLETAGSMSALLRVIDLSMDRVEEIRRTPLMDERGKHIVPTGWGIEGSGVSFSYGERKIIDDVSFVIPAGTTTAVIGPSGGGKTTLCNLMARFWDVDRGSITLGGRDVRDYTLDSLLQNFSMVFQNVYLFNDTIANNIKFGKPGAGLAEIRAAAQKACCDDFIMLLPDGYDTVIGEGGATISGGEKQRIAIARAILKDAPIIILDEATANVDPENENQLQAAIAELTRSKTVIMIAHRLKTVRHADQILVLDGGKIIQRGTHEQLMAEGGMYADFIGMREKSIGWKLDGNARAAG; encoded by the coding sequence ATGTTGGGAGTCATTCGCAAGTTTTTTCAATTTGCCGGCCCGCGCCGGGGCAGGATGCAGCTGGGGATCGTCTTTGCCTTTATTCATTCCATCTTTCATGCCATGCAGATTTTGGCCATTTTTGTCGTCCTTAAGGCCCTGGTCGAGGGACAGGTGAGCTCCGCTACAGCCTGGAGCTCTTTCGGCATCATGCTGGTGAGCATGCTGGGTTGTATTTGGACCCGGCACAGATCCACCATGGCGGAAGCGGAGGGCAGTTTTTACCTGTGTGCCGACAAGCGGACGGAAATCGGCGACCGGATGAAATACATGCCCATGGGTTATTTCAATGACAACAGCCTGGGGACCATCACGGCAGCCGTCACTTCTACCATGGAAGATCTGCAGGACATCGCCCCTCGCGTTATGGATAAAACCGTGCACGGCTATATCTACGCCGCGGTGGTTACCCTGATGCTGATTTTCTTTGACTGGCGGATCGGGTTCATCGTGGTGGCAGGCATCCTGCTCTTTATCGGTGTCAATGCCCTGATGCAGAAGAAATCGCGCCGGGTATCTCCCGCCCGGGTGGCGGCTCAGGCCTCACTGGTGGGGGCCGTACTGGAATATGCCCAGGGGATGAGCGTGGTGCGCGCGTTTAACCTGGCGGATAATGCCCATAAGACCATGGACCGGGCCATTGACGAGTGCGAGAAACAAAACGTGGGTCTGGAGATCGCTTTTATTCCGTTTATGTTTTTACAGAGCCTGATCCTCAAAGGGATGAGTGTGGTACTGGTCGCCGCCGCTGTCTGGCTTTATCTGGCAGGGGCGATGGAACTCTCGGTCTGCCTGCTGGTTGTGGTTTCTTCCTTCATCATTTACAGCCAGCTGGAAACAGCGGGCAGCATGTCCGCTTTGCTCCGGGTCATTGACCTGTCCATGGACAGGGTGGAGGAAATCCGCCGGACCCCGCTCATGGATGAAAGGGGGAAGCACATCGTTCCAACCGGCTGGGGCATTGAGGGCAGCGGGGTCAGCTTCTCCTACGGCGAGCGCAAAATCATCGACGATGTGAGCTTTGTCATCCCGGCCGGCACCACGACAGCCGTCATCGGCCCCTCCGGCGGGGGCAAAACAACCTTGTGCAACCTGATGGCCCGCTTCTGGGATGTGGACCGCGGCAGCATCACTCTGGGCGGCAGGGATGTGCGGGATTATACGCTGGACAGTCTGCTGCAAAACTTCAGCATGGTGTTCCAGAACGTCTATCTTTTTAACGACACCATCGCCAACAACATCAAATTCGGCAAACCTGGCGCCGGTCTGGCAGAAATCCGTGCTGCGGCTCAAAAAGCCTGCTGCGACGACTTTATCATGCTTTTGCCGGACGGCTATGACACTGTAATCGGCGAAGGCGGGGCCACCATCTCTGGCGGTGAAAAGCAGCGTATCGCTATCGCCCGGGCTATCCTGAAGGACGCTCCGATTATTATCCTGGATGAAGCGACCGCCAATGTGGACCCGGAAAATGAAAATCAATTGCAGGCGGCCATTGCCGAGCTGACCCGCAGCAAGACCGTGATTATGATCGCTCATAGGCTGAAAACCGTGCGGCATGCCGATCAGATCCTGGTGCTGGACGGCGGGAAAATCATTCAGAGGGGAACACATGAGCAGCTGATGGCGGAAGGCGGGATGTACGCCGACTTCATCGGGATGCGGGAAAAATCCATCGGCTGGAAGCTGGATGGGAACGCCCGGGCCGCCGGGTGA
- a CDS encoding ABC transporter ATP-binding protein has translation MEKPKKKKGLARLAEFAEPHKGNYIAAVVLAVLGVACGLIPYFAVSRIVIRLIAGERDFSYFLLWCAVAALGFLGRVLLHNLSTALSHKATFAVISEVRRRIAAKLTRVPMGYVLNTPSGKIKNTMVEKVDSIEPTLAHVLPEMTSNLLVPFAIILYLFVLDWRMALISLITLPIGALCYMGMMKDYEKKFGEYMAVGKHMNATAVEYVGGIEVIKAFGQSATSYQKFADAVRANANYGLDWMRQCQAYFAMGLGIWPAVLIGVLPIGCIFYLNGSLPAPTFITIVILALGIMAPLLSAMYYTDDIAKIGTVMDDIGAVLDEPEQIRPATRASLQGTDIALKEVFFGYDGTEVLHGVNLNIPAGSVTALVGPSGGGKSTIAKLIASFWDVSGGSVAIGGTDVKNIPAGQLMDLIAYVAQDNYLFDLSVLENLRLGRPSATDEEVRAAARSSGCHDFIMGLEHGYDTVAGGTGGHLSGGERQRIAIARAMLKNAPVVILDEATAYTDPENEAVIQAAVARLVAGKTLIVIAHRLSTITNSDQIAVIDRGRVAACARHEELLADCPLYQEMWQAHISAKDVA, from the coding sequence ATGGAGAAACCGAAAAAGAAAAAAGGGCTGGCACGTTTGGCGGAATTTGCCGAACCGCACAAGGGAAATTATATCGCCGCGGTCGTCCTCGCCGTGCTGGGCGTAGCCTGCGGCCTGATTCCCTATTTTGCGGTATCCCGCATTGTTATCCGGCTCATCGCGGGAGAACGGGATTTTTCCTATTTCCTGCTGTGGTGCGCTGTGGCGGCCCTGGGGTTTCTGGGCAGGGTGCTGCTGCACAACCTCTCGACTGCCCTCTCCCACAAGGCGACCTTTGCCGTGATTTCCGAGGTCAGACGGCGGATTGCCGCCAAGCTGACCCGGGTGCCCATGGGTTATGTGCTGAATACGCCATCAGGCAAAATCAAAAACACTATGGTGGAAAAAGTGGACAGCATCGAGCCCACTCTGGCCCATGTGCTTCCGGAAATGACTTCCAACCTGCTGGTTCCTTTCGCCATTATTCTTTATCTGTTTGTGCTGGACTGGCGCATGGCGCTGATTTCTTTAATCACTCTGCCTATCGGTGCCCTGTGCTATATGGGCATGATGAAGGACTATGAGAAAAAATTCGGGGAATATATGGCGGTGGGCAAGCACATGAACGCCACCGCGGTGGAATATGTGGGCGGCATCGAAGTGATCAAGGCCTTCGGACAATCCGCGACTTCTTATCAAAAGTTTGCCGATGCGGTCAGGGCCAACGCCAATTACGGTCTGGACTGGATGCGCCAGTGCCAGGCCTATTTTGCCATGGGCTTGGGCATTTGGCCCGCGGTCCTTATCGGCGTCCTGCCCATCGGTTGTATTTTCTATCTGAACGGCAGCCTGCCCGCCCCGACCTTTATTACCATCGTGATCCTGGCGCTGGGGATTATGGCGCCGCTTTTGTCCGCCATGTATTACACTGACGATATTGCCAAAATCGGTACCGTCATGGACGATATCGGCGCAGTCCTGGATGAGCCGGAGCAAATCCGTCCCGCCACCCGGGCTTCCCTGCAGGGGACGGATATTGCCCTGAAAGAAGTTTTCTTCGGCTATGACGGCACGGAAGTCCTGCATGGGGTGAACCTGAATATCCCTGCCGGTTCGGTAACCGCCCTGGTCGGTCCCTCCGGCGGCGGTAAAAGTACCATTGCCAAGCTGATCGCCTCCTTCTGGGACGTGAGTGGAGGCTCTGTTGCCATAGGCGGGACAGACGTCAAAAATATCCCTGCCGGACAGCTGATGGACTTGATTGCTTATGTGGCCCAGGACAACTACCTCTTCGACCTGTCCGTACTGGAAAACCTGCGCCTGGGCCGCCCTTCCGCCACGGACGAGGAAGTCAGGGCCGCCGCCAGGTCCTCCGGCTGCCACGATTTTATCATGGGGCTGGAGCATGGGTATGATACGGTTGCGGGCGGCACCGGCGGGCATCTTTCCGGTGGGGAGCGCCAGCGGATTGCCATTGCCCGGGCCATGCTGAAGAATGCTCCCGTTGTTATTCTGGATGAAGCTACGGCCTATACCGACCCGGAAAATGAGGCGGTGATTCAGGCTGCCGTCGCCAGGCTGGTGGCGGGAAAGACCCTGATCGTCATTGCCCACCGCCTCTCCACCATCACCAATTCCGACCAGATCGCGGTCATTGACCGGGGCAGGGTGGCCGCCTGCGCCCGGCATGAAGAACTGCTGGCAGACTGCCCGCTTTATCAGGAGATGTGGCAGGCGCATATCAGTGCCAAAGACGTGGCCTAA